Genomic DNA from Halobaculum sp. CBA1158:
CAGAGCCGCCGACGGCGGCGGTTCCGGCGACGACCGCGAGCTCGAACACGTCCGCCTCCAAGTCGCGATCGAGGGCGGCCGCCTCCGCGGGGTCGGCGTCGCGACGGCGGGTCTGGTCGCGGCCGAAGGCCCGGACCGTCTCGACGGCCTTGTCCGCGGCGGCCGTGCGCGCGAGGAGGTAGAAGCCGCGCGAGACCGACACGTCGGCCGCGAGCACGTCCAGGTCGGCGTCGATGTCGCCCTCCGCGTCGAGGTCGACCTCGGCCCACGGCTCCGTCTGTGCGAGTTCGCGGGTGAGTCGGAGGCCCTCGTAAATGAGTTGGACGCCGGCGGCGTGCTCCTCGATACCCGAGGCGTCGACGCCGGGATCGAGCGCCCGGGCGGACAGGAGGGTGAGCGTCCCGGGGGTCATCCCGGCCTCGGCGAAGCGGTCCGTCAGGGCGGCGCGAAGCGCCGGCGGCTCGACATCGGCGACCGCCCGCTCCGCGGCGGCACGGACCCGCGCGGCGTCGTCCATCGAAGCGAGATACGCCGGGGACACGCAAAGACCTTTGGAAACGGGGGGCCATCCCGTCGGCGTGATCCGAGCCGAACGGGCCGCCGACGGCGACTACCGAATCGTGACGCTGGACCGTCCGGCGGCCCGCAACGCCCTCACGCCGGCCGACCTCGACGCGCTGGCGGCAGCCGTCGCCGAAGCCGACGAGCCGGTCGTGCTCCTCCGAGGTGCCGGATCGGCCTTCTGTGCGGGCGCGGACCTCGACGTGGTGGCCGACCTCGACGACCCGGCGGCGTTCGCCGCACACGGCCAGCGCGTCGCGTCGACCATCGAGTCGGCCGATCCGGTCGTCCTCGCCGGCGTCGACGGCGCGGCTCGCGGCGGCGGCGTGGAACTCGCGCTGGCGTGTGACCTCCGGGTGGCGACGCCGGCGGCGACGTTCGCGGAGACGGGGGTGGCGCTGGGGCTGTTCGGCGCGTGGGGCGGCACCGCCCGGCTCCCCCGGGTCGTCGGCGAGGGCGCGGCGCTGGACATCGCCTGCTCGGCGCGGATCCTCGACGCCGAGACGGCGCTGAATCTGGGGCTCGTCTCCCGGGTGGTCGCCGATCCCGAGACGGTCGCTCGTGAGGTCGCCGACAACGATCACGACGCTGTGGCCGCGGTGAGACGACTCGTCCGAGCGGGGAGTCGCGGCGAGTCGGCCGAGGCGACCGAGCGGGCCGAGCGCGAGGCGTTCGCCCGACTCCACGCCGAGCAGTTCGGCGACGGGGATCGCGGGCGGTAGCTCCCGGCGACCGGAAGGGTTGAATCCTCGCAGTCACGAGGGCATGACATGACGGACGAACACGTCCCCGCGGACCGGACATCGCCCTCGCTCTCCAGACGCCGCGTCCTCGGCGTCGCCGGGGCCGGTGCGGTCGGGGCGCTCGCGGGCTGTCTCGGCGGTGGCGGTGGTGGCGGAGCCGGGTCGCTTCCCGAGAACGGCGACCCGGAGCTGCTGTCCGACGTGGAGTCGTTCCCGTCGGAGGGCGTCGAGCACGTCGAGCGCGGGACCGACATCGAGTACGACACGCGCCCCCCGACCTCGGGCCCCCACTACAGCGGCGTCGTGAACGCCGGCTTCTACGAGGAGCCGCAGGCGATGGGCGACGTGGTCCACACGCTGGAACACGGCGCTGTGGTCGCCTACTACGCCCCCGACGCGCTGACCGAGGAGGCGGAGTCGAGCCTCACGGAGTGGGCGAACACCTACACCGACACCTGGCAGAGCTTCGTCGCGATGCCGTACCCCTACGACGACCCCGAGGCATCCTACGCGCTCACCGCCTGGCGACACCGCCTCCGGATGGACGAGTACGACGAGGACGTCGTCCGGGCGTTCGCCGCCGAGTACATCGGACGCGGGCCGGAGAACGCGGTCCGGTAGCGCCCCGGGCATCGCCCGGGCGTTCGGCGCTACAGCGAGAGGTCCTCGGGCGCGGGGGGCATCGCGCGCTTGTGTTTCGACGACTCGTACAGCTCCTCGACGCGGGCGACGTCCTCGGCGGTCACGTCCAGCGCGCGGACGGTCGCACTCGTCGACAGGGGGCCGTCGATGTGGAGCGCGAGGACGGCATCGAGCGTGTCGTAGTTCAGCCCCAACTCCTCCTCGTCGGTCTGGCCGGTCCACATCTCCGCGGACGGGGTCTTCATCACCAGGTCGTGAGGAACGCCGACGTGGGCGGCGAGCTGGCGCACCTGCTGTTTGTACAGGGTGCCGATCGGATTGCAGTCGACCGCCTGATCACCGTACTTCGTGAAGTAGCCGGTGAGCGCCTCGCTTCGGTTGCCGGTGCCGAGCACGAGTCGGTCGTCGGCGTTCGCCGCGAGGTAGTTGAGCACCGCCCGCACCCGGACGCGGACGTTGCTCTCGGCCATTCGGTCGTCAGCGGCCGCGGGGAGCGCGTCGTAGAACGCCTCGGCGATGGGTTCGATCTCGACCACGTCGTACTCGATGCCGAGGTCCTCGGCGACGCGCTCGGCGTCGCTCATGTTCGCTGCGGTGTTGACCGACCCGGGCATCACCAGTCCGCGCAGGCCGTCCGCGCCGAGCGCGTCGACCGCGAGGTGCGCGACCGTCGTCGAGTCGATCCCGCCCGAGAGGCCGAGCACCGCGCCGGACGCGCCCGCGGCGTCGACCCGGTCGGCGATGAAGTCTGTGACGTGCTCGTGCACCCGGTCGAGTTCCGCCTCCGAGAGCCGGAGGTCGAGGGGCGTCGATTCCTCGTCCAACAGGACGGATTCGCTCATCGATCCCGGATACGGCGTCGCGGGACAAATAGTCCCCCTTCGTCCGTCGGGCGGTGGACGCACGTCCAGTTTCGGCGTCGACGTGTGCGACCGATTGGTTGAAGTGCGGCGATCGAATACGTCGAGGTACACACGAGCGCCGTCGGCGAGCGATCCCGGAGGAATCGCGAGCCTCGGGGCGCGAGTGGGTGAAACGAAGCGAGCGCCGTTGGTCCAGTGGTAGGACATTAGCTTCCCAAGCTAATAGCCCGGGTTCAATTCCCGGACGGCGCATTTCTGCCGAACGAAGTGAGGCGAAATTGCCGACGGGAATTGAAGTAGACCAGTCGCGCGCAGCGAAGCGAGCACGTCTGGGCGTGGTTCAATTCCCGGACGGCGCATTCTTCGAACGGAGTGAGAACCGCGGCCGTTGACCGGCGGAAGCGCCGGGTTCTCGTCCGATCCCCGAGCACCGCGGGCGGCGGTCACCCTCCGGATCGAACCGACACTCGGCCCGGGCGCTCCGGTCGCGACGGGGGCCCGTTCGCGTCGGCGCGGCCCCGCTCGTCGCCGGCGTCGCCGCGGTCACGCGAGCGCCGACGGAGAAAGCGGCAGTCACTCGGCGTCGCGACGGATCCACGCGGCGGGGTCGTCGTCGAGGCGGCCCCGGAGGTCGGCGGTCGCGTCGGCGTCGTACCGGAGGACGCGCCGCCACCAGGGACCCTTCCCGGAATCGCTCGACAGCTCGGTGACCAGTCGGTTCGCCGTCGCGCCGGCGTCGGGGGACGACAGCGGGACCGCGCGGTCGAACAGCCGCGATCCGTCGGGGTCGCCCCGGACGAGCACGGACGCGTCGAACGACTCGCGGCGGACGTGTGCGTTCGAGGCGAACCGCTCCCGGGTCGCCGCGTCGGCCTCGCGGTACTCGTCGCCGCCGAGCACCTCGGCGACGCGGAACTCGCCGATCAGGAAGCAGCCCCACTCCGGAGGGAGCCAATCGACGGGGTCGCCGTCGCTGTCGCCGTCGCCGTCACCGTCGGCGGCGACGGTCAGCGTCGCGTAGAACAACAGCGAGTCGCCGGGGTCGAGTTCGGCGATCGGGCCGGCCTTCACGCCGTGCGGGTCGCCGTAGGTGTGCGACTCCCGGCCGAGGACGCCCGCGAACTCCGGGTCGAGGTGGACCGGCAGGTCCGCGGCCTCGGGTGGGACGAACCGAGTCAGGCCCAGGTCGGCGTAGGTGGGCACCGGCTCGGCGGTCGGCTCGCGCTCGGGGATCGGGACGTAGACGAACGAGCCGTCCGGGTACACAGGCCCGCGGCGACCCGGGAGGTTCGTGTTGGCGGCGACGTTGATGGCGACCGCGCGGGGCATGCGACGGCGTTGCGTCGGCGACGGCTTAGCGTCGGCGACCGTCCCGAGCGAGCCCAACGGCTTCTCACTAGCGTTCGGCGAACCACGCCGAGACCCTCGCTCCGCTCGGGCCTCGTCTACTATCAGTCGCTACGCTCCTGATACCACTCCCCGAACTTCTCCAGCGCCCGCCCGCGGTGGGAGATCGCGTTCTTCTCACCGGGACCCATCTCGGCGAACGTCGAGCCGTCGTACTCGAAGATCGGGTCGTAGCCGAAGCCGCCGTCGCCGCGGGCCTCGACGACCTCGCCGCGGACGACGCCGGCGAACAGCTTCACCGGGAGGGACTCCGTTCCCTCCCCGTCGGCGTCGCTCGCGGGGTCGCTGTCGGCTCCCGCGGCCGCGGCGGCGACGCGGTCACCGCGGTCGACCGGGTCCGGCGAGGCGTCGAACGGCTCGCCGTCGCAGTAGGCGAGGACGCAGCGGAACTCGGCGCGGCGGTCGTCGAGTTCGCGGTGGACGAGCCGCCGGACGGCCTCGACGCCGAGGGTGTCCTCGGCGTACGCGGAGTAGGGGCCGGGGAAGCCGTCGAGGCCGCGGACGAACAGCCCGGCGTCGTCGACGATCACCGGCTCGCCCGCGTGGCGGTACGCCTCCCTGGCACCGCGGGCGGCGATCGGTTCGAGGTCGTGCGCCTGGACCTCCGCGTAGTCGAACTCGAGTTGGGCGACCGCGTCGCCGAGGTACTCCTCGGCCTCGCGGACCTTGCCCGGGTTGGTCGTGACGTACCGAAGCATACCGGCGCTGGGGTCGGCCCCGGCAAAGCCGCGTCGATGTCCGGTTCCGAACGTGCGGGAGGAGACCCAACCGGCGTCAGAGCAGTCGGCGAGAACGGCCACCCCCGGGAGCCTTTTGCTTCGTCGGGTCCGACTCA
This window encodes:
- a CDS encoding enoyl-CoA hydratase/isomerase family protein, encoding MIRAERAADGDYRIVTLDRPAARNALTPADLDALAAAVAEADEPVVLLRGAGSAFCAGADLDVVADLDDPAAFAAHGQRVASTIESADPVVLAGVDGAARGGGVELALACDLRVATPAATFAETGVALGLFGAWGGTARLPRVVGEGAALDIACSARILDAETALNLGLVSRVVADPETVAREVADNDHDAVAAVRRLVRAGSRGESAEATERAEREAFARLHAEQFGDGDRGR
- a CDS encoding non-canonical purine NTP pyrophosphatase; amino-acid sequence: MLRYVTTNPGKVREAEEYLGDAVAQLEFDYAEVQAHDLEPIAARGAREAYRHAGEPVIVDDAGLFVRGLDGFPGPYSAYAEDTLGVEAVRRLVHRELDDRRAEFRCVLAYCDGEPFDASPDPVDRGDRVAAAAAGADSDPASDADGEGTESLPVKLFAGVVRGEVVEARGDGGFGYDPIFEYDGSTFAEMGPGEKNAISHRGRALEKFGEWYQERSD
- a CDS encoding DUF3105 domain-containing protein yields the protein MTDEHVPADRTSPSLSRRRVLGVAGAGAVGALAGCLGGGGGGGAGSLPENGDPELLSDVESFPSEGVEHVERGTDIEYDTRPPTSGPHYSGVVNAGFYEEPQAMGDVVHTLEHGAVVAYYAPDALTEEAESSLTEWANTYTDTWQSFVAMPYPYDDPEASYALTAWRHRLRMDEYDEDVVRAFAAEYIGRGPENAVR
- a CDS encoding NAD+ synthase; the protein is MSESVLLDEESTPLDLRLSEAELDRVHEHVTDFIADRVDAAGASGAVLGLSGGIDSTTVAHLAVDALGADGLRGLVMPGSVNTAANMSDAERVAEDLGIEYDVVEIEPIAEAFYDALPAAADDRMAESNVRVRVRAVLNYLAANADDRLVLGTGNRSEALTGYFTKYGDQAVDCNPIGTLYKQQVRQLAAHVGVPHDLVMKTPSAEMWTGQTDEEELGLNYDTLDAVLALHIDGPLSTSATVRALDVTAEDVARVEELYESSKHKRAMPPAPEDLSL